A portion of the Bifidobacterium bifidum ATCC 29521 = JCM 1255 = DSM 20456 genome contains these proteins:
- the rpmD gene encoding 50S ribosomal protein L30: MANLKITLHHGLVNRTPKQRATAQSLGLRKIGQSVIREDNSVTRGMILTVRHLVTVEEAD, encoded by the coding sequence ATGGCTAACCTGAAGATCACGTTGCACCATGGTCTGGTGAACCGCACGCCCAAGCAGCGCGCGACCGCCCAGTCCCTTGGTTTGCGCAAGATCGGCCAGAGCGTGATTCGTGAGGACAACTCCGTTACCCGCGGCATGATTCTCACGGTTCGTCACCTCGTTACCGTTGAGGAGGCTGACTGA
- the rplF gene encoding 50S ribosomal protein L6, whose amino-acid sequence MASHIGKLPVTIPAGVEVAIEGQNFSAKGAKGSDSYVIPEGITAQVEGNEIILTAADDLRPTRAKHGLSRSIIASMVKGVHDGFEKRLLIVGTGYRAVAKGKGIEFSLGYSHTITVNPPEGITFELPNANEVVVKGTDKQVVGQVAANIRKLRAPEPYKGKGIKYADERILRKAGKAGK is encoded by the coding sequence ACCATCCCGGCTGGCGTGGAAGTCGCTATCGAGGGTCAGAACTTCTCCGCCAAGGGTGCGAAGGGTTCCGATTCCTACGTCATCCCTGAGGGCATCACCGCTCAGGTCGAAGGCAACGAGATTATCCTGACCGCCGCGGATGACCTGCGTCCCACCCGTGCCAAGCACGGTCTGAGCCGCTCGATCATCGCCTCGATGGTCAAGGGTGTGCACGATGGATTCGAGAAGCGCCTGCTCATCGTCGGCACCGGTTACCGTGCCGTCGCCAAGGGCAAGGGCATCGAGTTCTCTCTCGGCTACTCTCACACGATCACCGTCAACCCGCCGGAAGGCATCACTTTCGAACTGCCGAACGCTAACGAAGTGGTCGTCAAGGGCACCGACAAGCAGGTCGTTGGCCAGGTCGCCGCTAACATCCGCAAGCTGCGTGCTCCGGAACCCTACAAGGGCAAGGGCATCAAGTACGCGGACGAGCGCATCCTGCGCAAGGCCGGAAAGGCTGGTAAGTGA
- the rplR gene encoding 50S ribosomal protein L18, whose product MSVKILGKGKKVARLRRHARLRKKVVGTPERPRLVVTRSNRHMVAQIVDDTKGHTLVSASTLTAEFAGFEGTKSEAAKKVGLLVAEKAKAAGIEQVVFDRGGNKYTGRVAAVADGAREGGLAL is encoded by the coding sequence ATGAGCGTCAAGATTCTAGGTAAGGGCAAGAAGGTCGCGCGCCTTCGTCGTCACGCTCGTCTTCGCAAGAAGGTCGTCGGCACCCCGGAGCGTCCGCGCCTCGTCGTCACCCGCTCCAACCGTCACATGGTCGCTCAGATCGTTGACGACACCAAGGGCCACACCCTGGTGAGCGCCTCCACGCTGACCGCCGAGTTCGCTGGCTTCGAGGGCACCAAGTCCGAGGCCGCCAAGAAGGTCGGTCTGCTGGTGGCTGAGAAGGCCAAGGCGGCAGGCATCGAGCAGGTCGTGTTCGACCGCGGTGGCAACAAGTACACCGGTCGCGTCGCAGCCGTCGCTGATGGCGCCCGTGAGGGAGGTCTGGCACTGTGA
- the rpsE gene encoding 30S ribosomal protein S5 has translation MSDNEVKETQVAEETQNTAAPENNNNDERKSRRGQRGEGRRGERRNRREENHGDEMLDRVVTINRVSKTHKGGRTFSFAALVVVGDGNGTVGVGYGKSREVPAAIAKGQLDAKKHMFTVPRIRGTVTHPVIGHDAAGTVLLRPAAPGTGVIAGGPVRAVMECAGITDILTKSMGSATAVNMVRATVAALKQLEEPEEIAARRGLALNEVAPDAMLRARAAGIAEAKKAREEAQAKAAAEQKDGE, from the coding sequence GTGAGCGACAACGAAGTGAAGGAAACCCAAGTGGCTGAAGAGACTCAGAACACTGCGGCACCCGAGAACAACAACAATGATGAGCGCAAGTCCCGTCGTGGACAGCGTGGCGAAGGCCGACGCGGCGAGCGTCGCAACCGTCGTGAGGAGAACCACGGCGACGAGATGCTCGATCGCGTGGTGACCATCAACCGCGTGTCCAAGACCCACAAGGGTGGTCGTACGTTCAGCTTCGCCGCCCTCGTTGTGGTCGGCGACGGCAACGGCACCGTCGGTGTCGGCTACGGCAAGTCCCGTGAGGTCCCGGCGGCCATCGCCAAGGGCCAGCTCGACGCCAAGAAGCACATGTTCACCGTTCCGCGCATCCGTGGTACCGTCACCCACCCGGTGATCGGCCATGATGCCGCCGGCACCGTGCTGCTCCGCCCGGCCGCCCCGGGTACCGGCGTTATCGCCGGTGGCCCCGTGCGCGCCGTCATGGAGTGCGCCGGCATCACCGACATCCTCACCAAGTCGATGGGCTCCGCCACCGCCGTGAACATGGTTCGCGCCACCGTGGCCGCCCTCAAGCAGCTTGAGGAGCCGGAAGAGATCGCTGCCCGCCGTGGCCTCGCCCTGAACGAGGTCGCCCCCGATGCGATGCTTCGCGCTCGCGCCGCCGGCATCGCCGAGGCCAAGAAGGCTCGTGAAGAGGCTCAGGCCAAGGCCGCCGCTGAACAGAAGGATGGTGAGTGA